The Pan troglodytes isolate AG18354 chromosome 1, NHGRI_mPanTro3-v2.0_pri, whole genome shotgun sequence genome includes a region encoding these proteins:
- the LOC129135928 gene encoding uncharacterized LOC128031836 homolog gives MAIMLLCLLQLAAPLCSYSITIRFYLFWLNTP, from the coding sequence ATGGCTATAATGCTGCTCTGCCTTCTACAGCTTGCTGCACCACTCTGTAGTTACTCTATTACCATACGTTTCTATCTTTTTTGGTTAAACACTCCCTGA
- the ZBED6 gene encoding zinc finger BED domain-containing protein 6 codes for MSVCTLSVPVSSLSPGRRCSTFSDSGILGCVPINSNTDEEDVVEEKMVAEGVNKEAKQPAKKKRKKGLRIKGKRRRKKLILAKKFSKDLGSGRPVADAPALLASNDPEQDEESLFESNIEKQIYLPSTRAKTSIVWHFFHVDPQYTWRAICNLCEKSVSRGKPGSHLGTSTLQRHLQARHSPHWTRANKFGVASGEEDFTLDVSLSPSSGSNGSFEYIPTDPLDDNRMGKKHDKSASDALRAERGRFLIKSNIVKHALIPGTRAKTSAVWNFFYTDPQHISRAVCNICKRSVSRGRPGSHLGTSTLQRHLQATHPIHWAVANKDSGAVANGLDEAETERSDLLSDTLHGEKSTGSQDLTAEDLSDSDSDEPMLEVENRSESPIPVAEQGTLMRAQERETTCCGNPVSSHISQAIIQMIVEDMHPYNYFSTPAFQRFMQIVAPDYRLPSETYFFTKAVPQLYDCVREKIFLTLENVQSQKIHLTVDIWTHDPSTDYFIVTVHWVSLETASFLNNGRIPDFRKWAVLCVTGLAKDCLITNILQELNDQIGLWLSPNFLIPSFIVSDNSSNVVHAIKDGGFTHVPCFLHCLNMVIQDFFCEHKSIENMLVAARKTCHHFSHSVKARQILQEFQNDHQLPWKNLKQDETGHWISTFYMLKWLLEHCYSVHHSLGRASGVVLTSLQWTLMTYVCDILKPFEEATQKVSVKTAGLNQVLPLIHHLLLSLQKLRKDFQVRGITQALNLVDSLSLKLETDTLLSAMLKSKPCILATLLDPCFKNSLEDFFPQGADLETYKQFLAEEVCNYMESSPEICQIPTSEASCPSVTVGADSFTSSLKEGTSSSGSVDSSAVDNVALGSKSFMFPSAVAVVDEYFKEKYSEFSGGDDPLIYWQRKISIWPALTQVAIQYLSCPMCSWQSECIFTKNSHFHPKQIMSLDFDNIEQLMFLKMNLKNVNYDYSTLVLSWDPEQNEVVQSSEKEILP; via the coding sequence ATGAGTGTATGTACTCTAAGTGTACCAGTTTCTTCACTCTCTCCTGGCAGAAGATGCAGCACTTTTAGTGATTCTGGGATTCTGGGATGTGTTCCTATTAATTCTAATACAGATGAAGAAGATGTGGTAGAGGAAAAGATGGTAGCAGAAGGAGTGAATAAAGAGGCAAAACAGCctgctaaaaagaaaagaaagaagggtttGCGAATTAAGGGGAAAAGGCGTCGAAAAAAATTGATTCTTGCCAAAAAGTTTAGTAAGGATTTGGGATCTGGGAGGCCTGTTGCAGATGCCCCTGCTTTGTTAGCTTCCAATGACCCTGAGCAGGATGAAGAAAGTCTTTTTGAGAGCAATATAGAAAAACAGATCTATCTACCTAGTACTAGAGCCAAGACCTCCATTGTGTGGCACTTCTTTCATGTTGACCCCCAGTACACCTGGCGGGCCATTTGTAACCTCTGTGAGAAAAGCGTCAGCAGGGGTAAACCAGGTAGCCATCTTGGTACATCTACTCTTCAACGACATCTGCAAGCAAGGCATTCACCTCATTGGACCAGGGCCAACAAGTTTGGAGTTGCTAGTGGAGAGGAGGACTTTACCTTGGATGTGTCTTTATCTCCCTCTTCTGGAAGCAATGGAAGCTTTGAATATATTCCTACTGATCCATTAGATGATAATAGAATGGGTAAGAAGCATGATAAATCAGCATCTGATGCCCTAAGGGCAGAAAGAGGGAGATTTCTCATCAAAAGTAACATTGTCAAGCATGCTTTAATTCCTGGAACTAGAGCCAAGACATCTGccgtttggaattttttttacaCTGATCCTCAGCACATCTCAAGAGCTGTGtgtaatatatgtaaaagaaGTGTGAGCCGGGGTAGGCCAGGGTCCCACTTAGGGACTTCAACACTTCAACGACACCTGCAAGCCACACATCCTATCCATTGGGCTGTTGCCAACAAAGACAGTGGTGCTGTTGCAAATGGATTAGATGAAGCTGAGACTGAGAGAAGTGATCTCTTGAGTGATACCTTGCATGGAGAAAAGTCCACAGGCAGCCAAGATTTAACAGCTGAGGACCTTAGTGACTCTGATTCAGATGAACCTATGTTAGAGGTTGAAAACAGATCTGAAAGTCCTATTCCCGTTGCAGAGCAAGGCACTCTGATGCGTGCGCAGGAGAGAGAAACAACATGTTGTGGAAATCCAGTCTCAAGTCACATAAGTCAGGCAATTATCCAAATGATTGTGGAGGATATGCATCCTTACAACTATTTCTCAACCCCAGCCTTTCAGAGGTTCATGCAGATTGTGGCCCCTGATTATAGGTTGCCATCAGAGACTTACTTTTTCACTAAGGCTGTACCTCAGTTATATGATTGTGTCAGAGAAAAAATTTTCTTAACTTTAGAGAATGTTCAAAGCCAAAAGATACACCTGACTGTTGACATATGGACCCATGACCCATCCACTGACTATTTTATTGTGACTGTACACTGGGTTTCTTTGGAAACTGCGTCTTTTCTCAATAATGGCAGGATCCCCGATTTTAGAAAGTGGGCAGTGCTTTGTGTTACAGGTTTGGCTAAAGACTGTTTGATAACCAATATTTTACAAGAATTAAATGACCAGATTGGTCTGTGGCTTTCTCCAAATTTCCTTATCCCTAGCTTCATTGTTTCTGACAATTCCTCTAATGTGGTACATGCAATCAAAGATGGTGGTTTTACCCATGTGCCATGCTTCCTGCATTGTTTAAATATGGTCATTCAGGACTTTTTCTGCGAGCACAAAAGCATTGAGAATATGTTAGTGGCTGCCAGGAAAACTTGTCATCATTTTAGTCATTCGGTCAAGGCCCGTCAGATACTGCAAGAGTTCCAAAATGATCACCAACTTCCATGGAAGAATTTGAAGCAGGACGAAACTGGCCATTggatttctactttttatatgttaaaatggCTCTTGGAGCATTGCTACTCAGTTCACCATAGTCTTGGTAGAGCCAGTGGAGTTGTGCTCACCTCCCTTCAGTGGACTCTAATGACTTATGTTTGTGATATTCTTAAGCCATTTGAGGAGGCTACCCAGAAAGTGAGCGTGAAGACCGCAGGATTGAATCAGGTGCTACCCCTAATCCATCATCTACTCCTTTCCCTGCAGAAACTCAGAAAAGATTTTCAAGTCAGAGGTATTACTCAGGCCCTCAATCTGGTGGATAGTTTATCTCTGAAACTTGAAACAGATACCCTACTAAGTGCCATGCTTAAATCCAAGCCCTGTATCTTGGCTACTTTGTTAGATCCTTGCTTTAAAAACAGTTTGGAAGACTTTTTTCCTCAAGGTGCTGATTTAGAAACTTATAAGCAGTTCCTTGCAGAAGAGGTCTGTAATTATATGGAATCTTCACCAGAGATCTGCCAAATTCCAACTTCAGAAGCTTCTTGTCCCTCAGTTACAGTGGGAGCTGATTCATTtacctcatctctaaaagaagGCACCTCCAGTTCAGGTTCTGTTGATAGCTCAGCTGTAGACAATGTTGCCCTTGGAAGCAAAAGCTTCATGTTCCCTTCTGCTGTAGCAGTTGTGGATGAGTACTTCAAAGAGAAGTATTCAGAGTTCTCAGGAGGTGATGACCCTTTAATTTACTGGCAGAGGAAGATAAGCATATGGCCGGCTTTGACCCAGGTTGCCATCCAGTATCTAAGTTGCCCCATGTGTAGTTGGCAATCTGAAtgtatctttactaaaaatagccACTTTCATCCAAAACAGATCATGAGCCTGGACTTTGACAATATAGAACAACTGATGTTTCTGAAAATGAACTTGAAAAATGTTAACTACGATTATTCTACGTTGGTTCTGAGCTGGGATCCTGAGCAGAATGAAGTTGTTCAAAGCAGTGAAAAAGAAATActgccttaa